Genomic DNA from Candidatus Nitrosopumilus koreensis AR1:
TTCTTCCCACTAACTCGGCATGAACATCAAAATTGCCGGTGCTATTTCTACTGGACTAATCATAGTTTTAGCAGTTGTATTGGTTATGCCTCCTTTCTTGTCATACCAATTTACACCTCAGCATGTATTACTTCTATTTACTATTGATTCGAAAAAAGACACATCGTCTTGGTGTACACAACTATCTCAAGTTTTAGAAAAACATGACGCAACAGCAGCCATCTTTTTGTCAGGAAGTACTGCAGAACAACATCCTGACTGCATAACATCTTTTTCTGATGAAATTGATATTGGAAGCCAGGGCTATACTGGTAATTCTATTCCTCTTATACCTGATTACTCTGACCAACTAGAGGAGGTTAAAAAAGGAAAACAAGTAATTGATGAAATTGGAAATTTTGATTCCAAACTGTTCAAATCCCCCTATGGAGATACTGATCAAAATATTTACTCTCTTCTTGAAAAATCTGGAATTTTAGCTGATTTTTCTTATGATACGCAATACAATAAATTCCATAATGGGCAATTTATCTGGTTTACAATCGAGTCATACGATGCAAATTCATTTAGTATTGATGACATTCCAACAAAAAGTTCAGAACGCATTAACCCTATAATAATTAATTTTGAAAACAACATCGCTATAGATGAAATTGATGATCTTTTATCTGATGTAAAAAAACAACGAGTCACATTCGTTAGCGCTTCGGATTTGGTTGGCTTTGAACTAAACTCGATGGAGGGATTATAACATGTCTGAGCTAGTACAAATCCCTAACAAAACAAACCAAAAAGTTACCTCTGATGGAAAAATACATGTCGAACAGAAAGGCTGGCTAGTTAGAATACCTACTTTGATTGGTATTTTGTGTACCATGTTCTATACTGCCTACCTGGGAATTGAATTCGGTCAACCATTGATTGTTTTTTCAGTAATCCTTCCACTGCACTCTTTTCTAATTTTACTGGTTGGGTGGTTTTTTTACAAAAACCCTGCACATCATAGCAAAATTGACAATGCCTTGATTTCTGTAATTGTTCCTGTCTACAATCAACAAAACATGATTGACAAGGTTCTAGATGCGATATTTG
This window encodes:
- a CDS encoding polysaccharide deacetylase family protein; amino-acid sequence: MNIKIAGAISTGLIIVLAVVLVMPPFLSYQFTPQHVLLLFTIDSKKDTSSWCTQLSQVLEKHDATAAIFLSGSTAEQHPDCITSFSDEIDIGSQGYTGNSIPLIPDYSDQLEEVKKGKQVIDEIGNFDSKLFKSPYGDTDQNIYSLLEKSGILADFSYDTQYNKFHNGQFIWFTIESYDANSFSIDDIPTKSSERINPIIINFENNIAIDEIDDLLSDVKKQRVTFVSASDLVGFELNSMEGL